Proteins encoded within one genomic window of Trichoderma asperellum chromosome 2, complete sequence:
- a CDS encoding uncharacterized protein (EggNog:ENOG41), with protein sequence MTRHRHRGSTNRSTTYHPDQSGYSAVPSPVANDGCLSSLADFIPSWLHHMQACHNDPPQDIPQQKRPIDSTNLSWHPNGLTTVRIQSNCDTGRYQPSDIFIQGSPSQSSLPDQKCHHQYRQSAPNSDHGQNLDNRERDRHPIQPKSTTSETSLTRNTVFEKQPRRKTRRDRYDTVKSKAERMEGGQRKKPSTRVTKKGRLRSSREVMANFSSRAIANASEKITLDQKFTPGLFVNGRSSTSLADLAFNDIPLNHENVETCEKGHPSKPEPKQRERGKSRQDEIKIFADALKRLIADYPPPKSASPPNRTIVSSGACTQRINGDSAGRLLPRGSHTPRSLSIRSHPTAVNSCRNLTPEARGRPTTEKELTAVISCEDHKPHCHETVEPPKYEDKGIMVSPWMHQRAAENMSYGTVSADHQLRPRRRESSNSRAEIHMSSAYFETSAPEVGGKCRPEQTSIDNRACEYPSHLPNVSERFSFKESRVEDVTHTRDNVPPIPYFIDTSGRYPPPALHPHLSKDLTSFDHLDASKIINTQSRDTYSIDWPAKPMVAKQIYQPHQEAFQELNTISRKSSKIVDDIPGETLKEYIERMEREILGESELSAPCIDKALPLSEANIFDNGRRPMKCLRRIEYNDDLPRRDQSHEGAHPFSGSYPRSSYPEESPDESESTFFWRPNHMMWC encoded by the exons ATGACGCGTCATAGGCATCGTGGTTCTACCAACAGGAGTACGACCTACCACCCAGACCAGAGTGGTTATTCAGCTGTTCCATCGCCTGTTGCCAATGACGGATGCCTCTCCTCACTGGCCGACTTTATCCCTTCCTGGTTACATCACATGCAGGCATGCCATAACGATCCTCCTCAAGATATTCCACAGCAAAAACGTCCTATTGATTCCACGAATCTTTCGTGGCATCCTAATGGACTCACGACTGTTCGTATTCAGTCGAACTGCGACACTGGACGATACCAACCATCGGATATTTTCATCCAGGGCAGCCCATCACAGTCGTCTCTGCCCGATCagaaatgccatcatcagTATCGCCAATCAGCCCCAAACAGCGACCATGGTCAGAACTTGgataatagagagagagatcgcCATCCCATACAGCCAAAGTCAACGACATCAGAGACTTCATTAACTAGGAACACTGTTTTCGAAAAGCAACCCCGACGGAAAACTCGACGAGATCGCTACGACACCGTAAAATCAAAGGCTGAACGAATGGAAGGggggcaaagaaagaaacctTCGACTCGCGTAACAAAGAAGGGGAGATTGCGATCTAGCCGAGAGGTAATGGCCAATTTCAGTTCCCGCGCGATTGCGAATGCAAGTGAGAAAATAACG TTGGATCAAAAGTTTACTCCAGGCTTGTTCGTCAATGGGCGTAGCTCGACCTCAT TAGCCGATTTGGCGTTCAACGATATACCTTTGAATCACGAAAATGTCGAAACATGCGAAAAGGGGCACCCGTCGAAGCCAGAACCAAAACAACgggaaagggggaaaagccGTCAGGACGAGATTAAGATTTTCGCTGATGCGCTGAAACGACTAATAGCAGACTATCCACCTCCGAAATCTGCCAGTCCCCCTAACCGCACGATTGTTTCTAGTGGTGCTTGTACGCAGCGCATCAATGGAGACAGTGCCGGGCGACTACTACCGCGTGGCAGTCATACGCCACGAAGCCTGTCGATTCGCAGTCATCCAACGGCTGTCAATTCATGCCGAAATCTTACACCGGAAGCTCGGGGGAGACCTACcacagaaaaagaacttactgCAGTCATAAGCTGTGAAGATCACAAGCCCCATTGTCATGAAACTGTTGAACCTCCTAAATACGAAGACAAAGGAATAATGGTGAGCCCCTGGATGCACCAGCGGGCTGCAGAAAATATGTCATATGGTACGGTTAGTGCCGACCATCAGCTCCgaccaaggagaagagagtcCTCCAACTCTAGAGCAGAAATACACATGTCCAGTGCATACTTTGAAACATCAGCCCCTGAAGTAGGCGGAAAATGTCGGCCAGAGCAAACAAGCATAGACAATCGAGCTTGTGAGTACCCTTCACATCTTCCAAACGTTTCCGAGCGCTTCAGCTTCAAGGAATCAAGAGTCGAAGATGTTACTCATACTCGCGATAACGTCCCTCCGATACCGTACTTTATTGATACCAGCGGCCGTTACCCGCCACCCGCTTTACATCCACACCTAAGCAAGGACTTGACATCTTTTGATCACTTGGATGCCTCTAAAATCATCAACACGCAGTCTAGGGATACCTATAGTATCGACTGGCCTGCGAAACCCATGGTGGCTAAACAAATCTACCAACCACACCAGGAGGCTTTCCAAGAATTAAATACCATTTCTCGAAAGTCATCGAAGATAGTTGACGACATACCAGGTGAAACACTCAAAGAGTACATTGAAAGAATGGAACGTGAAATACTAGGAGAGAGTGAACTATCTGCGCCTTGTATTGACAAGGCTTTGCCTTTATCCGAAGCAAATATTTTCGATAATGGAAGACGCCCAATGAAGTGTCTGCGCAGAATTGAATACAATGATGATCTCCCTCGACGAGACCAATCCCATGAGGGTGCGCATCCATTTTCCGGGAGTTACCCAAGGTCATCTTATCCTGAAGAGAGTCCAGACGAGTCAGAATCTACATTCTTCTGGCGGCCAAATCATATGATGTGGTGCTAA
- a CDS encoding uncharacterized protein (EggNog:ENOG41), with translation MRGGSLYSTFGQGIATQDKDCHIHQHQKNQDPVHLEMSKLFIGGLAWHTEEATLRQKFEEFGAVEEAVVVKDRDTGRSRGFGFVRYVQEADAQAAIDAMNNVEFDGRTIRVDRASDNGPRGGGGFANRGDGRSYGGRGGYGAPAGGYGGAPGYGAPNMYQQAPYGRGYPQPQPGYGMPPQGYGVPAPYGGYQNAPQQPPQPPQQGGGAY, from the exons ATGCGTGGTG GCTCTCTCTACTC AACATTCGGTCAGGGTATCGCAACTCAGGACAAGGACTGTCACATCCACCAGCATCAGAAAAATCAAGACCCCGTGCATCTCGAAATGTCGAAGCTTTTCATTGG CGGCCTGGCATGGCACACCGAAGAGGCCACTCTGCGCCAAAAGTTTGAGGAGTTTGGCGCTGTTGAGGAAGCG GTTGTTGTGAAGGATCGAGATACCGGCCGCAGCcgtggctttggctttgtgCGATACGTGCAAGAAGCTGATGCCCAAGCTGCTATTGACGCTATGAACAATGTCGA GTTTGACGGGCGAACCATTCGTGTTGATAGGGCATCCGATAATGGCCCtcgaggcggaggaggcttTGCCAATCGTGGCGATGGCCGGTCCTACGGAGGCCGAGGTGGCTACGGAGCACCGGCAGGAGGATACGGAGGAGCACCTGGCTATGGCGCTCCAAACATGTATCAGCAGGCCCCGTACGGTCGTGGCTACCCACAGCCGCAGCCTGGATATGGCATGCCTCCGCAAG GCTACGGCGTCCCAGCACCGTATGGTGGCTACCAGAATGCTCCCCAGCAGCCACCGCAACCTCCTCAGCAAGGAGGCGGAGCCTATTAA